The following proteins come from a genomic window of Bacteroidales bacterium:
- a CDS encoding SGNH/GDSL hydrolase family protein: MNNRLEKIKSICFNGVIIILITILLISLLEIGAKIILISRVSKEKVKIEKKQNINRSNEDDQEASKYKMGKPGLVYEPYFLFKHGDVESKSFNIENGFRKTINKIDSNTALNMNIFMFGGSTMFCQSSKDQYTIPSVVSDLLNKNSDSLNFIINNYSAGGYLNDQEVILMVRLLMEGKIPDIVIFYDGVNDVINKVSRGQPHYLYRSFDRSEKYAPFFLRLINAISSRSSIVKLIRGGGEVYASDKNVLKQRIEKMMSDYTNNIEFVKKLSESFGFDYYFLWQPNILTTKKKLTDFELSILQNDQTKQIKQAYLLAQNYLLESPIIDKKFFDLTNVFDNTDETVLMDFAHVNSIGHEVVANRIYNILVNMKLSGNTTK; this comes from the coding sequence ATGAACAACAGATTAGAAAAAATTAAAAGTATTTGTTTTAATGGAGTTATTATTATATTAATAACCATATTACTTATTTCTTTATTAGAAATTGGTGCAAAGATAATTTTGATATCACGCGTTTCAAAAGAAAAAGTTAAAATAGAGAAGAAACAGAATATTAATAGGTCAAATGAAGATGATCAGGAAGCAAGTAAATATAAAATGGGTAAACCTGGCTTAGTTTATGAACCTTATTTCTTATTTAAACACGGTGATGTAGAAAGTAAGTCATTCAACATAGAAAATGGTTTTAGAAAAACAATCAATAAAATTGATTCTAATACTGCACTGAATATGAATATTTTTATGTTTGGCGGCAGTACTATGTTTTGTCAATCTTCAAAAGATCAATATACGATTCCTTCGGTTGTTTCTGATCTTCTAAATAAAAATTCTGATTCACTCAATTTTATTATTAATAACTATTCGGCAGGAGGTTACCTTAATGATCAGGAAGTTATTCTTATGGTTCGTTTGTTAATGGAGGGTAAAATTCCTGATATTGTTATTTTTTACGATGGCGTAAATGATGTTATTAATAAAGTTTCGCGTGGTCAGCCTCACTATTTATATAGAAGTTTTGACAGATCGGAAAAATATGCACCATTTTTTTTAAGATTAATTAATGCGATTTCCAGTAGATCATCTATAGTCAAATTGATTAGGGGGGGGGGAGAAGTTTATGCTAGCGATAAGAATGTTCTTAAACAAAGAATTGAAAAAATGATGTCTGATTATACCAATAATATTGAGTTTGTCAAGAAGCTTTCTGAATCCTTTGGATTTGATTATTATTTTCTATGGCAACCAAATATTTTAACTACAAAAAAGAAATTAACAGATTTTGAATTATCAATTCTTCAAAATGATCAAACAAAGCAAATTAAACAAGCATATCTCTTAGCCCAAAACTATCTTCTTGAAAGTCCAATTATAGATAAAAAATTCTTTGATTTAACTAATGTATTTGATAATACAGATGAAACTGTTTTAATGGATTTCGCCCATGTAAATTCAATAGGACATGAGGTGGTTGCTAATAGAATTTATAATATACTTGTTAACATGAAATTGTCAGGAAATACTACTAAATAA
- the wecB gene encoding UDP-N-acetylglucosamine 2-epimerase (non-hydrolyzing), protein MKKRKLKVITIVGTRPEIIRLSRVMPLLDKYVNHITVHTGQNYDYELNEIFYKDLELRKPDYYLGINTSTLGHVLGETIIKIEEVFIKEKPDAVLILGDTNSSIAGIIAKRLKIPIFHMEAGNRSFDFNVPEEINRRVIDHIADFNLVYTEHARRHLLSEGLPHRRIYLTGSPMYEVLKEQKSKIDSSEILNTLKLKRKEYFIVSTHREENVDNPDHLSQILVILNSLAQEYDVPVIVSTHPRTRKKLEAFNFSMDKRVQFLKPFGFTDYVNLQLNAKCTISDSGTISEESAILSFPAISLRQSMERPEAQDAGTIVLTGFNKDIILNSVNAVIEEHEKGKYIHVPIEYEIKNTSWRVLKLILGNTKLSNKWAGIVANKEK, encoded by the coding sequence ATGAAAAAGAGAAAACTAAAAGTAATAACAATCGTCGGTACACGCCCGGAGATTATCCGTCTCTCACGTGTGATGCCGTTACTCGATAAATATGTAAATCATATTACCGTTCATACCGGTCAGAACTATGATTATGAACTGAATGAAATATTCTATAAAGATCTAGAATTGCGTAAACCAGATTATTATCTTGGTATAAATACATCTACCTTAGGCCATGTTCTTGGTGAAACCATAATTAAAATTGAAGAGGTTTTTATTAAGGAAAAACCAGATGCTGTTTTAATACTTGGAGACACCAATAGTAGTATAGCAGGTATTATAGCTAAAAGGCTGAAGATTCCAATTTTTCATATGGAAGCAGGAAACAGGTCTTTTGACTTCAACGTACCGGAGGAAATTAACAGAAGGGTTATCGACCATATTGCTGATTTTAATTTAGTTTATACAGAACATGCCAGAAGACACTTATTGTCTGAAGGCTTACCTCATAGAAGAATTTATTTAACAGGTTCTCCTATGTATGAAGTATTGAAAGAGCAAAAATCCAAAATTGATTCATCTGAAATACTTAACACATTAAAATTAAAAAGGAAAGAATATTTTATTGTCAGCACACACAGAGAAGAAAATGTTGATAACCCGGATCATTTATCACAAATACTTGTAATATTAAACTCATTGGCACAAGAGTACGATGTTCCGGTAATTGTTTCTACTCACCCCAGAACAAGAAAAAAGTTAGAAGCATTTAATTTCTCTATGGATAAAAGAGTACAATTTTTAAAACCATTTGGATTTACAGATTATGTTAATTTGCAGTTAAATGCCAAATGTACAATTTCTGACAGTGGTACCATTAGCGAAGAATCAGCCATTTTATCTTTCCCTGCAATTTCATTAAGACAATCAATGGAACGACCTGAGGCACAAGATGCCGGAACTATAGTTTTAACAGGATTTAATAAAGATATTATCTTAAACTCTGTAAATGCAGTTATTGAAGAACACGAAAAAGGAAAATATATACATGTTCCTATCGAATATGAAATAAAAAACACATCGTGGCGTGTACTCAAATTAATACTTGGAAACACGAAATTAAGTAATAAGTGGGCTGGCATAGTTGCGAATAAAGAAAAATAA
- a CDS encoding class I SAM-dependent methyltransferase, with the protein MKQIKSKIKFLLNNEHNRRNWIELQLKNIKEGSSILDAGCGKQQYKIFCDHLNYYAQDFGKYKKDEKDSFAAGKKNYKYGKLDYIGNIWEIDEVDNKFDVILCSEVLEHIPFPYKTLKEFHRLLKPSGRLILTFPSNCLRHQDPYFFSSGYSDRYMEYFLPKIGFEIEQINPIGDYYKWLMVEMYRTAKKEGIVSSFLLLPAFVYFYFKQRSPSIASVNTLCMGYHVLAKKK; encoded by the coding sequence ATGAAACAAATAAAAAGTAAAATCAAATTTCTATTGAATAATGAACATAATCGAAGAAACTGGATTGAGTTACAACTTAAAAATATTAAGGAAGGATCATCAATACTTGATGCGGGATGTGGTAAACAACAATATAAAATATTTTGTGACCATTTAAATTATTATGCACAAGATTTTGGTAAATATAAAAAAGATGAAAAAGATTCTTTTGCAGCAGGAAAAAAAAATTACAAATATGGCAAATTGGACTATATTGGTAATATTTGGGAAATAGACGAAGTTGATAATAAATTTGATGTTATATTATGTTCAGAAGTTCTTGAGCATATTCCTTTTCCTTATAAGACATTAAAAGAATTTCATAGATTATTAAAGCCCAGCGGAAGACTGATTTTAACGTTTCCATCTAATTGTCTAAGGCATCAGGATCCCTACTTCTTTTCTAGTGGATATAGTGATCGATATATGGAATATTTTCTTCCTAAAATTGGATTCGAAATAGAACAGATCAATCCTATTGGAGATTATTACAAGTGGCTGATGGTTGAGATGTATAGAACTGCAAAAAAAGAGGGTATTGTTTCCTCTTTTTTATTATTGCCAGCCTTTGTATATTTTTATTTCAAACAGCGTTCGCCTTCTATTGCTTCAGTTAATACACTATGTATGGGATATCATGTATTAGCCAAGAAAAAATAA